tattataagtttatattcatttttttatataatttttatatatctaCGTCACCATATGTTAGAGCGACGTTCTAATAAACGTTTGCAAAAAAATTATATGAGAATAATTTTAACAAAAACAAATTATGAGACATAGTGAAGTTCTTTACTTTTTGGTAGAAGACATAGTgaagtaaaatattattaaataccaATAATTTGACATGGAAAGTAATCACAATAATTTGACATGGAAAGttcattataaatattatttaaattaattaattatgaattaGATTCACATAGTCGAATAATTAAGAATTTCAAAAACGCTTCTTAAAAATTGGAACAAACATTTAACaacattaaaaagaataaaagaaaatcTTCCAGAAGAACCTATCGAAAGGAAATAaaacttaatttataaataaaaccaAATTTAAAATAGCAAATCATATATATTAGTTCTAAATTCATCTTaaaaagacaaaagaaatataCAGTAAAAGAATGTTTAGCCCCGCTAACAAAGTTTGGTATGAATGGTAAaaaactttgtatctcttaggtAGGGTTGAGGATTTAATTCTTGTGAATGAAGAAAATCTCATTTTGTGAAAGAGTTGTTACCATTTGATAATGTTATAATGGACAACTCAACAGCATAAAGAAGTTTGTCCAAGGCTCGGGACTACTGATGGAGAAGATTCAATACTGCAATAACAATTGTATGGTATATGCCAAACAATTGCATGTATGACATATTGTGGCGAATGCAATGAATTAACAAGTTGCAAATGTCCCATATAAGAAGTTGTATTACATTTGACTCACTCCAAGGTTGCAAAAATTATAAGCATTGAACGAAATGGCCAAGGAAATGAGATGGCACTTGGAGCATGAGACTAAAGATGGGGTATTATACTCCTTAATAATCAAAGGATAaactaaaataaacataaaaaattataaaatgagaGTGCTATCTTATTTTTGTCACAGCCTGCTTctagaaaggaagaataaaaactaCCACTGATGTTCCCTCTTGCCGCTGCTGCCCTTTAGCTATTTCCAGCGTTCATGAAGTTAAAACCACCCCCTAGCAGCTTCCTTCTGTcatctataaatcaagaatatccTTTACACTTTGATTTCATCAGGTATTGCAGGAAGACTGACAAAAATCTATCGTTTCAAGAACATGATGGCAGCCCGAAAGTTCCTTAATTTCTGAAGTTTTGATGTCTAATTTCACAATGGATGTTGGGTAAGTGATTTCTACCATGGTGTTATTCACTGAGTTTATACTCGcccaattattttaatatttcagaGCTTTTGGTGTTTCCTGTACTAGTAGTCCTTTGTCTTTAGTAGCTTTCAGGTCTAATGGAGGTTTGGCCAACATGCTTAATGTGAAATTTGATATTCTTTACGGGACTGTCTCATATGTGTATGTTTAGGTTGCCTGATTATTGGGTTGTAGACATATTCTTTTTAATCCTGATGTTTTGTTTGGGTGTCATTCTTTTTTGTTTTGGTAagcaataaatttattaaaagtaTCAGTTCAAAAAGGAACCTAGCATACCAATTTCCAACTAAACCTTGGCACCTAACCTAGGAGAAGGTGTGCTGAAGAGAACAAGAGTAGAGAAAAGACACAAAACAAGAAAACCAAGGCCTACCTAATGCAGCCTGCAAACCAAACAACATAGGCTACTGATGACAATGAGAAGGGAACTTGCTTGTTGCCTAAGGACCTAAAGGTTGATAGaaaattgaagaataaatctattGTCAAGACAAAATTCATCTAACCAAATAAACAAATGTCAAGGCATTGCCCAAGATTTGTAGCATAGATCAAAACGGGCAGCAGCAGAGCATGAGATGGATAACAGAAGCAGCAGACCATAACCTAGAAGAATCATTTGTCTCACCTCCTCCTATGCACCAAAATGGAAGCCcatcgcatttggattattaccCTACAAAATTACTACTGAATACTATCGAGCAAATAGCTTGAGAAGATCAATATGCTTATCAGAGGCAAATTTCTCCCAGTCAGACTAGAGCTTGTACCTCATGCGATTCTTTAGCATTCTAGACGTTTCAACTTTCTTTTGATTGTTGGAGAGTGGGCCTAAGATTGAGGCTCCCATTGTCCAGATTCACGAATGCTAGCTGattatcttcttcattttctAGTGGACTTTTGTAATGGGCCCCCACTACAGCTACTTGTGTTTCCTCGACCATCTCTACAGTTGGAAGTAAAACACTAGGCTCTGGTCTCCTTTCAAAATTGTCTAAATTTAATGGGCCACTATTGGGAATAAGTCCAAATAATTGCTATCACCGGTACAGATAAGCATAGCATCCCCCAAGCCAATTGCCGCTTAGCTGTCCCTACTCTGTTCCATGGTCATGCAGCGTTTCATCACAAGCACTAAGGTTATGTTGGATAAACGTaattaaaattgtaatgtaattatatttatattacatatttgattaaattgtttaataatataaaaaatttttatgaaataaaatggtAATTACATAATGTAATCAATCATATTTAAAACAACGTAACGATTATTACATATAAAAATGAATATAATAATGATtactttttttgattttttttttatttaaaagaagTTACATGTGCCTTGCATGTAACAGAGATAGGCATCACTTCACAACAATCTTTAATTAGAGTCACGTGAAATTTGGCTTCTCCCACATCAACCTTTTTGCATACAAAATCAAGCGAAGATATAGAAACTAGAATTCGTCCAGCAACCAGACATTTTTTCTTGGAAGTACAGTCATCATTGGATATGAATTCTTCAACAAAATAACTTAGTCATATAAAGAAATCAGGACACCACTAATAAAGGACTACCACGGCATCTTACCAAGGAATTAAGGATAAGAACCATTATAGCAACCAACCAATTGATTATCCAAAATTATATGAACAATATTTTAGAGGAAACTGCATTAGTTATCTGTCTCTATAAGTTAGATACAGTTATAATAATATTTACTTTCATGTTATGGATGACTATAGATGAATTCCTATGCATTACTATGATCatgtataaaattataaatatttgttaTAGGTGTCATTGATTATTCAATTCTAACTTTATAGTCAAATATTCATTcttattcactttttttttttttatggcaaTTAGAAGACCTAACAATttgttattattatattataaatgcaTTTTATGAATTAAGAAACAAAAAAGTTTGAAAATAAATTCGGGTGTTGGAAAACAAACAcccaaaagataataataataataataataataataataataataataataataataataataataataataataaatgtattAAGGGGACATTGACTTTGCCAGAAATGCCTTTAACCCATTATAATATGTTAAATAGATTTTGCAATTATCTGCATTAAACAAtatggcaatataaatttcaagatattaatacggtgaaattgaaaattttataataatagtgCATTAAACTATaaaatacattttaaaaattattatttttttaattttataaataatattcttTCACAATATTAATCTACTTATGCAACCTTATTATGCAagctaatattattttaaattatgaaaaaaaaaaactgactTTGAACAAATTTAATTCAGCGAGTTAACTtgtatttatcattaatttattttaatttttaaacatcttcaccatttaaaacttattgttatattttttatgGGTAAACTACAATTTAGTCCATGAGTTTTGATAAAATCCATAACTTAGTCCTTGTATTTTCAAAATAGAGCAATTTAATTCCTGAGATTTGACAAAACCTATAACTTAGTCCCTACCATTAGAATTTTATTAAGTTACTGTTAATTTtagcaaaaataactaaaatgtcattttctttatttttaatctaaAAACAATTTAgtctttaaagttttattttcttaataatttagtacttgatattttatttcattaacaATTTAGTCATTGCATTTTTTAAAATTGAgtctattaaattaaaaaattttaaatttaaattaataaaatatgaattaattactttaaggtccttaaaaattttgattaattacaaaatatccatATATGTTACAAattgatttttaaatattataactatttataaataagccttatgtcattattattttaataatatataaataattatatgtgtgtgtgtatatatcaatttatgatattttcatatattatattatattgttatatatataaaaaagtatGAATATGGATGCAAAtcgttattaaaataaaatttcaagagCTAAATTATTTTCATACTAAAAATAGAGTTAAAAGTATTTTGGTATTTTTGCTAAATTTAGTGGAGAATTAATTGTAATTCTAATGATAGAGATTAAATTATAAGTTTATTAAAATGTCAAGAACTAAATTGCATGATTTTAACACTACTGGGACTAATTTATAGGTTAACTAAATTTTAGGGACTaaattgccaataaaataaaatcttagggactaaattattttcATACTGAAATAGAGTTAAGGGTATTTTGGTCTTTTTTTTAGAATCAATGGTAATTAACAAAATTTCTAACAGCAAGGATTAAGTtataagttttatcaaattttgaTGACTGAATTGCTTGGTATTGAAAATAAAGGAATTAAGTTGTTGGTTTTGTCAAATTTCAgatgttaaattataatttactcttTTTTAAAATTACATTTAAGCTTAAATTCAGTTAATATTAAATGTTAATAAAACAATACAGAAATGATAAAAAAGTAATAGtaattcttaaattaataaatattttacatatataattaattaaaacaaattaaaattaatattttaatttaaataattaaatataatatttataatcctataataatattatatcatatataaaatttaatagaaaattatatataaaaaattaagggTAAATAATACtttattttgagatttgagaaaaccTATAATTTAGTTCCTATATTTTcaaaacaaatcaaataatttcctaaagttTTGCAAAACTTACAATTTAGTCATTCCGTttaatttttcttccaatttGCTATTAATTATAGCGAAAATAACTAAAATACCTTTAACTGTATATGTTTTCTAACTTAAACAATTTAGTCCTTGAGGTTTTGTATTATAACCAAAATAGTGTAAATCAAGAGACTATTttgtttataaaatttaaattaaaggatTATAATACAAAACCTTAGGGACTTAATCATTTTAGTTAGGAAATATAGATTAAAGGGTTTTGGTtatttttactataattaatggtcaattagataGAAAATTATACAGAGAGACTAAATTGTAGGTTTTGACAAATTTCTTGGACAAAAATGTTTAACTTTAAAAATACGAGAATTAAGTTAtagattttaccaaattttaaaggCTTTCActtaaaaatttatatacaagTCTATATAACAAATACAATAATATGCGATACATATTAAAGATAAAATTGACaaaactaataataataaaaggagcATAACATTGATTTTCCTAATTTACATCTCTCAATCGAGGCCCATGATAGTTGCCCTTGCAATTCAGCAAATTTAAACCtacaatcaaattaaaaaaaaaaaaaaagtaaaacctACAACACAAATAATAAACAATAAATTAAGTGTCAACTGAGCAAAACGAGTgactaaaggaaaaagaaatctattaaaaaataaaaaaaaataaatttttaaccgaaacataattttaatttttcatgcaaAAAGCAATTTctcaaaagaaaattgaaaaaaaaaaagaattaataatttaatatgtgAATAATGTGTACACACaatcatttttttaattgaataacCATAAAGAAAAACAATTATTGTGTATTTTACTGActcaatttttctatttttatctcTTGTCAAATTTTGCCATGAAATCTCAATAACCAAACAAACGATGTAATGAAATGTGACCAAATGAAAGAattataaagaatataattacccATATTTGTCAACAACGGTGAATAAATGCAAATATCTTCAAATTAAAATGTATAAAGAATGATGAATTCATACTTTAGCTACTTTTAAaaaaacaagaaagaaaaagGCCACTTAAAAGTACCTCTGCAATAGTTATTCCTGGGAGACCCAAATCCTCAAAAGGCTTATCGCACCACATTAATTCCTCTACATCTTCATCCTCATGATATATTAGACGAAGTCCACAATTCTTCACCTCTAACTGGTCAGAAAAAAATGACGCCTTAAGTTGATTACATCCTTTCAACTGATCTAGACAAGTTATGGAGCTAGGAGGCACAAAGCTAACCCAAAGTTGATCAGAAGTGATGCATAAATCTTGAGCGATTTCCATCTTAGAGCGACATAGAAACAAACTTTGTTCCGACGGCAAATTGTATGCATGCAAGTCACAGACAACAGTACAAGTATCCACTGAAGGAGGCTGATCATGATGGAATCTAAAAACTCCAGATAAAAAGAATCCTCCCCATCCGTAATTCCACCAACAAGGAGGTAGCTGCAATTCTAATGAAGACCCCGAGCCTTGATTGTTGAACCACACCGGAACTTCACTTGAGGATAAACACAATGATATAAGGGTGTTTAAACTAAAGAGTCCCTGAGCCAAAATTATTACTTAACAATTAACATGTGTAGCTTTGCAGCAATGTTCTAAGCGAAAATAAAACATTTTTTGGTGGATGCATGTGTAATTGGATAGTTATTTAGTAGTTGAGTTGGTCCTGGAATGCACAAATTCTAAAGTTCTTTGGCAAGAAGTCAGAATGCACATAATGAAATTTGCTATGACCCACAAATATAACATAAAAAAGGAACAAATACATGATACAATATCATATGacacaaaaatatataatatctttaaaaataaaaagtaagatAGTATACATATATACTGaaaaatgtgatttttttttttgaaaaatctaGGGCCCCCCAatatgcgtgtgtgtgtgtgtgagagagagagagagagagagactgacCAGAGAGAGAGAGTTATGCATCAATAAGAAATGTAGGTAACTCATTAGCCTTGCAAGTGGCCTAAGATTTTGGCCTTGAATCTCAATCAAGCTTACCCATTTTATAAGAGTGAACGATGAAGTTCTTGAAGTGCTTGCTTCAAATGGATTAGGAATACTTTCCTGTGTAGTTAGACATTCCGCACTAAGTTGTAAAACGGTTGATGAAAGATCACGCAAGGACTGAAGCTTCTTGCAATCAACGAAGTGAAGGTTTTCAAGTTTAAAATTTCTACTTATGCTTGTAGTTAGTGAAGTTTCCAAGCAAAAGCTACCCTCCATACTAAGATATTTGAGATCTGAAGGAAGATTATTTGGAAATGATGGAATCCTCTTACAATTGCCAAAAAGAATACCTAATAGTTTAGAGAGTTGACTAATGCTTTCAGGCATGCTTACAAAATCATTTCCTCTTAGATCTAGATGTTGTAAAAATGGGAAACAACTTAGATCATAAGGAATCATTCCATACGTATGACCGCAATGACTTAGATTAAGTCTCCTAAGAATGCAAAACCTATTAAAGAAGGCAACTCAAAGGACATGGTAGGTGTAGGATTCTTATTCATTAGCCACCTAGGGCAAAGACAAGCCCATGGCTGAGCTAATGGCACTGATGTTGAACCGATTCCTGCTATTTCAAAGACTTGCATATATGTCATATACCCTATGTTATCTGGAATTTCTTCAAGATTTGAGCAGCCACTCAATATAAAAACTTTAAGAGACTTCAAATTACACAGGCTACTTGGAAGAGCTGTAAGGCTTTTGCAATTCTTCATGTTCAGTAAAACAAGCCTTTCTAGAAGTCCAATAGAATGGTGTACTTCAAGTAATCCTGTACAACATTCAAGTATCAACTCTTCAAGGTATGGGATCTCTCTAAAGTCGGGTGTCTTCATTAAATTTTATGAGTAACAAAGATCAATTATCTTCAACAACTTTAAAGGCTGTAAAAGATATTGAAAGGAAATCAGAAAGAAACCGTAAAACCAGAGTAATAAACAGATATAAGGAGTTAATCATACATACTCTTACTCCCTTCCATATTTGTTCAATTCTGCTATAAGACAAATGGAGCTCAACAAGTTGATCTGGTTGAAAAGTTTGTGGCAAAGATTTGAAAGGATACCCACGCCATTCCAAGTACCTTAATTCATTGGAAAGATATTCAATGTCTTTGGAGAGTTTTAAATTGCGAAGTATAAGCAATCTGAGAGCTTTCATCTTCAAGAAGGCTTTAGAACTCATGTATCTGTCTCCTTGATCAAACATATAATCCAGGACTACACCTTCAATTAGATTTGTTCCCTGAAAAATCAAAGGCAACAATTAAAGGTGAAAACAACTGAAAGACTTATAACATTTATAATGGAAGTTTATCAAATCAAATATAATTCTTAATATTGAGTAATACTAACCGTATCATTCATTAAGATGTGACAGACATCCTTATAAAGCCATAGTCTACTACGTCGTCCAGGCTCTTCTCGACATTCTCGATGAACAATTTCTTGACCCATTTCTTCAAGCAAATCATGCATCCACACACGGTTGTCTGAAATAGTTATGAGAGATTTATCGATAAGCTCCCTTATACCAATATCTGGGTATAATCCACCACTTTCCAATACTTTCATCACATAACGTTTCATTTTTCCTTTGAAAAAGCATGCGATGtcaagaaatattttttttttgtatttcctccaatccatcaaaacttaTTTCAAGCTTACTTAGAATTTTTTCATTGGGAATTTCTTTCAACCTCTTCAATGCACTGTTCCATTCTTTCACAGATCTAGCATACAAGGAGGAACCCAAAAAATTAAGCGCTAATGGGAGGCCACCTGCATAGTTTACAGCTTTGTTGGATAGCTCCATGTAATCTTGTGGTGGACAATCTTTCTTAAAGGCTTTCAAGCAAAAGAGTTGAAGGGCTTCATGATGATTTAACTCCTCAACCCTATATATTTGATCTACTTCATGTTGGATCAACAAATGTTCATCCCTAGTCGTTATTATGATTCTACTTCCAACTCCAAACCAGTTTTCATCTTTTTTTCCAACTAAAAATTCTAATTGCTCTAACTCATCAACATCATCAAGAATGACCAAAACCTTCTTCCGAGATAGCCTATTTTTTATGTGATAAACTCCATTGTATTCATCATACACATCTATGTCTCTTTCCATCAATGTTGCACATAAAAGTCGTCTTTGTAAAGTGAACAAACCATATTTTCTTGAAGTTTCTCTAACATCCGCAAGAAAAGCACTACCCTCAAATTGGCATTGCATTTCCTTGTAGGTGACACTAGCAATAGTTGTTTTTCCAATGCCACCCATCCCACCCATCCCACAAATACCTACCATTTTGACATTATTTAGCTCCTTTATATTGATACACAATCTCATTTTCTCTAATCGTGAATCCATTCCAACAAAATCCTTGGCTATGCTATGACTAAATCTTCCCAATTTGTTAAGTACATCTTTAGTGATATCCTGAATAAACTCTGACTCCTCCCTACAATATAAGAATTTCCTATTATCATAAATAACACAATATTTTAAACatagaaataacattaaaaatatcaagtATTCAATTTTGTTCATATCGCGCACACGAAAATTCTATAATATGCAAAGAGTATATAATAcagagaaataaataaaaaattcatcCGCAAATTGAGATATCAATAATAGGAAACATATAATAAGTGTTTCATTGTACTCATATTCAATAATAGGAAACATAGTCTTTCCAAAACATTTTAAGTTTCTAGTCATGAGTTCTTCCAGTGGCACTTCTTCCTCAAATGATATTAAGGCTTTTTAGAGACATTTTATAAAATGTTCCTAAACACAAAATAATTAGAGATAATTACAGACGTAACTAATTAAAGTTTTGAGAAACACAATAAAATTGTCTCTTAATAATAttttcatctcaaaatatttggtAGGAGAAGGAAAAGGAAGTGAGAAATTCTCTCCATTTTAAGGGATGATTTTAACAAAACGTtcaaaaaaattatcatttacagacttttttttttctatgtagCTAATTGTTTCATctctaatttctaatttttttagtgtaatttattttataaaattaataatcttttataaattaatattaatataaaaatattaaattaaatattaatatattaaattaatattaccttaataaatatattcttttataaattaattttagtatatTTGCTTATATATTAGAAATatatcattttaatatttaattaacttGTCTAATTTACTCttaaatttcaattaatattatttaatttttagtggaCAATCATTTTCCATAATTGACTATCAAAAAATATCGATAATAAATTTATACTTTTCATAATAATAGTTTAGAGTTATCTTTAGAGAAACAAATATTGCTATTGCGTTTACAATGTCAAAACATTCaatgaataattaaaattaaaaaacttgTTCATTTACttctcaaattatttttttcaaaaaataatgaaaaaaaaaattcaattcaattattaagaaaaaaaataatattatgatatatataatatatatatgatGATGAAGAAAAAATTTGAtaaccaaataataataatagtattgCATTTACAATGTCACTAATCAATGACTGCCACATGTACTAATCAATGACGTTGTCAACCAAGTCGTCTGAGTTTGACTGGATTTCACAAGTTTTGATCGAACTTTTCATAGACTCATTCAATGATGATGACTAATAAAATCATTTCATGCTATAAAAACAAAAACATTCAATGAATATAGCCacaaaaaaaaagtttaatttttgaataaaattgACTTGCTAAAGATTAAATAGAATtactattaatttaaaaatattataaatatttaatattataaattactaaatttaaaatatattgacttaaaattaaaaaacttgttcaatttacttcaaattaaaatttttcaaaacaataatgaaaaataaattcaattcaaattatagattaaaaatctaatattatgaaatatatatatatatatatatatatatatatatatatatatatatatatatatatatatatatatatataacatgagTATGAAGAAATTTCGATAAGGGAAAGAttccaacaataataataatgagattatgagaaaaaaaatcattttaaattgatgaaaagAATGATGAGAGAATTATACTAGACTTTCCTTTGATGATcttgtcaaataatttaaatttcaatgaaTAGAAATTGATGATGATAgaattaataaagaaaaaaaaaaggttaagagGCAATGatggtttgaatttttttttttttacaagaggGTTTGTATTTTActgtttatatataattatttcaatacagtaataaaaaaattaattttttttataaaattaataatgaatCCATTAAAGCTTTTAAAATAATCGAGtccattaaaatttgataaaagtaataaaacaattaattttttcaaaaacTACTACTATaccctaaaaaattttaaaatttcagcagccaattGGTCGAATTGATGCGGGTTTCAGAAATATGGGAAAAACTGAAATGCATGAGTT
This is a stretch of genomic DNA from Hevea brasiliensis isolate MT/VB/25A 57/8 chromosome 12, ASM3005281v1, whole genome shotgun sequence. It encodes these proteins:
- the LOC131171439 gene encoding disease resistance-like protein DSC1 isoform X1; the protein is MEGSFCLETSLTTSISRNFKLENLHFVDCKKLQSLRDLSSTVLQLSAECLTTQESIPNPFEASTSRTSSFTLIKWVSLIEIQGQNLRPLARLMSYLHFLLMHNSLSLGLFSLNTLISLCLSSSEVPVWFNNQGSGSSLELQLPPCWWNYGWGGFFLSGVFRFHHDQPPSVDTCTVVCDLHAYNLPSEQSLFLCRSKMEIAQDLCITSDQLWVSFVPPSSITCLDQLKGCNQLKASFFSDQLEVKNCGLRLIYHEDEDVEELMWCDKPFEDLGLPGITIAEVLLSGLFLSCFFKSS
- the LOC131171439 gene encoding disease resistance-like protein DSC1 isoform X2, with amino-acid sequence MEGSFCLETSLTTSISRNFKLENLHFVDCKKLQSLRDLSSTVLQLSAECLTTQESIPNPFEASTSRTSSFTLIKWVSLIEIQGQNLRPLARLMSYLHFLLMHNSLSLGLFSLNTLISLCLSSSEVPVWFNNQGSGSSLELQLPPCWWNYGWGGFFLSGVFRFHHDQPPSVDTCTVVCDLHAYNLPSEQSLFLCRSKMEIAQDLCITSDQLWLEVKNCGLRLIYHEDEDVEELMWCDKPFEDLGLPGITIAEVLLSGLFLSCFFKSS